A single window of Collinsella aerofaciens DNA harbors:
- a CDS encoding aminopeptidase P family protein: MAHVDDQRVARVLDALEAQHPGAQLLVNDPWSIYYLTGFYADMFERFCGVLLASDDEPVILVNALHQLPEYDNARVAYHTDTDVVADAIAREIDPTKPLGIDTVMRSGFLMPLLERHAASEFFLGDFAVTAARTYKDAAEQELMRASSAANDAVMADAIKLVHEGVTEREIADQMLGLYRKHGCEGFSFPPIVSFGANAGDPHHEPDDTVLKRGDVVLFDIGGRRRNYCSDMTRTFFWGEPDEETARIYDIVRRANEAAEALIAPGVRMCDLDRAARDVIEDAGYGQYFTHRLGHSIGLQDHEPGDVSLVNEQVVEPGMTFSIEPGIYLPGHTGVRIEDLALVTESGVEILNAYPHDPVRLD; this comes from the coding sequence ATGGCACATGTCGATGACCAGCGTGTGGCGCGCGTGCTCGATGCGCTCGAGGCTCAGCACCCCGGCGCACAGCTGCTCGTAAACGACCCGTGGTCGATTTATTACCTGACCGGTTTTTATGCCGATATGTTCGAGCGTTTTTGCGGTGTGCTGCTCGCGAGCGATGACGAGCCCGTAATCTTGGTCAACGCCCTGCATCAGCTGCCCGAGTACGACAATGCCCGCGTTGCCTACCACACCGATACCGATGTCGTGGCCGATGCCATCGCGCGCGAGATCGATCCGACCAAGCCGCTTGGCATCGATACCGTCATGCGCTCCGGCTTTTTGATGCCCCTTCTGGAGCGCCACGCCGCAAGCGAGTTTTTCCTGGGCGACTTTGCCGTCACCGCCGCGCGCACCTACAAGGATGCCGCCGAGCAGGAACTCATGCGTGCATCTTCGGCCGCCAACGACGCCGTGATGGCCGACGCGATCAAACTCGTCCACGAGGGCGTAACGGAGCGCGAAATTGCCGACCAGATGCTCGGCCTGTATCGAAAGCACGGCTGCGAGGGCTTTAGCTTTCCGCCGATCGTGAGCTTTGGCGCCAACGCCGGCGACCCGCATCACGAGCCCGACGACACCGTGCTCAAGCGTGGCGACGTGGTGCTGTTCGACATTGGTGGACGTCGCCGCAACTATTGCTCGGACATGACGCGCACGTTCTTTTGGGGCGAGCCGGACGAGGAGACGGCACGCATCTACGACATCGTGCGCCGTGCCAACGAGGCCGCCGAAGCGCTTATCGCGCCGGGCGTTCGTATGTGCGACCTGGACCGCGCCGCGCGCGACGTGATTGAGGATGCGGGCTATGGGCAGTACTTTACGCATCGCCTGGGTCACTCGATCGGCCTGCAGGATCACGAGCCGGGCGACGTCTCGCTCGTCAACGAGCAGGTTGTCGAGCCGGGCATGACCTTCTCCATCGAGCCGGGCATCTACCTCCCCGGTCACACCGGCGTCCGCATCGAGGACTTGGCCTTGGTGACCGAGTCCGGCGTCGAGATTCTCAACGCCTACCCCCACGATCCAGTCCGCCTAGACTAG
- a CDS encoding Mur ligase family protein has product MAKRSGSYVVPFSFELLSFDEAVGLAADTGRISGDAGPLLETVVDMLDELGRPDEYFDCIQVAGTNGKTSTTRFSAAILRGEGLKTALYTSPQLVRYPERMEVDGRVVSDEAFARGVSAAVEAGRRVNAHRVAAGERAYTITPFDLLTAAALVVFAEAAVDVAVLEVGMGGRWDATSATDPVAVAITGIGLDHTRILGDTLEAIAGEKAAVIKPGRLVVLGEGTHEASVQRVMDARCRECGVVPLVVSHVTTKVPAHVGDTVEFSCTTPRAIYTSSMVKPAYQPQNAACAIMLCEGYLGRELDHESLDASLMGCPTPGRFDVLGTDPLKLIDACHNPQSCENFVSALDEIDPCVENRPTLLCAALADKDVAGIVDVLIPAFPRVVVTQTDSDRALPAEELAALVDADKLAGVYSSVSEALAAFKAAGEPFVAAGTITLAGEVAGLLR; this is encoded by the coding sequence ATGGCTAAGCGTTCTGGGTCGTATGTCGTTCCGTTCTCGTTTGAGTTGCTTTCGTTTGATGAGGCTGTGGGGCTTGCTGCTGATACGGGGCGGATTTCTGGGGATGCTGGTCCTTTGCTTGAGACGGTTGTCGATATGCTCGATGAGTTGGGGCGCCCGGACGAGTACTTTGATTGCATTCAGGTCGCCGGTACCAATGGCAAGACTTCGACCACGCGTTTTTCGGCTGCCATCCTTCGTGGTGAGGGGTTAAAAACCGCGCTGTATACGTCGCCGCAGCTGGTGCGTTATCCCGAGCGCATGGAGGTCGATGGGCGCGTTGTGAGTGACGAGGCCTTTGCCCGTGGCGTTTCTGCCGCTGTTGAGGCGGGACGTCGGGTGAATGCGCACCGTGTGGCGGCGGGGGAGCGCGCCTATACCATTACTCCGTTTGACCTGCTGACGGCCGCCGCACTTGTGGTGTTTGCCGAGGCCGCGGTGGATGTTGCCGTGCTCGAGGTTGGCATGGGCGGTCGTTGGGACGCCACGAGTGCGACCGATCCCGTCGCCGTTGCCATTACGGGTATTGGGCTCGATCACACACGTATTTTGGGCGATACGCTCGAGGCCATTGCGGGTGAGAAGGCTGCGGTCATTAAGCCCGGACGCCTGGTTGTTCTGGGCGAGGGCACGCATGAGGCAAGTGTTCAGCGCGTGATGGATGCCCGTTGCCGCGAATGCGGTGTGGTGCCGCTCGTGGTGAGCCATGTCACGACTAAGGTGCCGGCGCATGTGGGCGACACGGTTGAGTTCAGCTGCACCACGCCGCGTGCGATCTATACGTCGAGTATGGTCAAGCCGGCATATCAGCCGCAGAATGCCGCGTGTGCGATTATGCTGTGCGAGGGCTATCTGGGCCGCGAGCTCGACCACGAGTCGCTCGACGCTTCTCTTATGGGCTGCCCCACGCCGGGTCGCTTTGATGTGCTGGGAACCGATCCGCTCAAGCTGATCGACGCCTGCCATAACCCCCAGAGCTGCGAGAACTTTGTGAGCGCGTTGGACGAGATCGATCCGTGCGTGGAGAATCGCCCCACGCTGCTGTGCGCTGCGCTGGCCGACAAGGACGTGGCAGGCATCGTCGACGTGCTGATTCCCGCCTTTCCACGCGTAGTCGTGACCCAGACCGATTCCGACCGCGCCCTGCCGGCGGAGGAGCTCGCTGCCCTCGTTGATGCCGATAAGCTCGCAGGCGTGTACTCCAGCGTTTCCGAGGCCCTTGCAGCTTTCAAGGCCGCAGGCGAGCCCTTCGTAGCAGCCGGCACCATCACCCTAGCCGGCGAAGTGGCCGGCCTGCTCCGTTAA